A stretch of the Mustela nigripes isolate SB6536 chromosome X, MUSNIG.SB6536, whole genome shotgun sequence genome encodes the following:
- the LOC132006715 gene encoding small ribosomal subunit protein uS2-like codes for MQPLGLLVITVPRVDHQPLTEYSRNTGRRAMLKFAAATGAAPVAGCFTPGTFTNQIHAAFREPRLLVVTDPRADHQPLTEASYGNLPTIALCNTDSPLRYVDIVIPCNNKGARFVGLMWWMLAREVLHLCGTISHEHPWEAMPDLYFYRDPEETEKEEQAGAEKAVTKEELQGEWMAPAPEFTATQPEVADWSEVAQVRCVCSAVPSEDWSAHCSGH; via the coding sequence ATGCAACCTCTTGGACTTCTGGTGATTACTGTTCCCAGGGTTGACCACCAGCCTCTCACAGAATACTCCAGGAATACTGGCCGGAGAGCTATGCTGAAATTTGCTGCTGCTACTGGAGCCGCTCCTGTTGCCGGCTGCTTCACTCCTGGAACATTCACTAACCAGATCCATGCAGCCTTCCGAGAGCCCAGACTTCTCGTGGTTACTGATCCCAGGGCTGACCACCAGCCTCTCACAGAGGCGTCTTATGGTAACCTGCCAACCATTGCTCTGTGTAACACAGACTCTCCTCTGCGCTATGTGGACATTGTCATCCCTTGCAACAACAAGGGAGCTCGCTTTGTGGGTCTGATGTGGTGGATGCTGGCCAGGGAAGTTCTGCACCTGTGTGGCACCATTTCCCATGAACACCCGTGGGAGGCCATGCCTGATCTCTACTTCTACAGAGATCCTGAAGAGACTGAAAAGGAAGAGCAGGCCGGTGCTGAAAAGGCTGTGACCAAGGAAGAACTCCAGGGTGAATGGATGGCTCCAGCTCCTGAGTTCACGGCTACTCAGCCTGAAGTTGCAGACTGGTCTGAAGTCGCGCAGGTGCGCTGTGTCTGCTCAGCAGTTCCCTCTGAAGACTGGAGCGCCCACTGCTCGGGCCACTGA